The Dreissena polymorpha isolate Duluth1 chromosome 10, UMN_Dpol_1.0, whole genome shotgun sequence genome includes a region encoding these proteins:
- the LOC127847489 gene encoding alpha-(1,3)-fucosyltransferase 10-like isoform X1, translating to MAGRKNRQSEMKVDPFRMFLYVCLIGFITLMLVGYTMLKEDKYAEVDAELPAFKDLHSNENAALREDIREPLILWWTPFTKERGAYRKCGDVSCYFTEDRHYWQHTNTKVVMFYGTSLKVYDLPLPRQPTQEWALLHEESPKNNFLLHMPLFISLFNHTATFKREADFPLTFQHLVDLRWLEGTKYLVSTDEKNRLQRDQGLAMISYTQSDQNVPTNRDGYVSALMKEIVIDSYGTCLHNKDLPEHVKDPVIGMEHEDFYRLQAQYKFSLAMENYVCDDYVTEKVWRPLMLGTVPVIHGSPRIKDILPDNHSAIIIEDFKSAKELANYLKFLNKNDEQYNKFFNWKKTGVTNPYLKAQMLKRSWSVQETWKNERTNFIEDFECFVCKRLHENIKLEKAGKAQKPRIVEGSHTSCPKPAPFFGNHNSWTSQWDHTENVAEAVRYYAEKNVQFSKGDLHAKVSELAYKKKSWF from the exons ATGGCTGGGCGGAAGAATCGCCAGTCAGAAATGAAGGTGGACCCCTTTAGGATGTTCCTCTACGTGTGTCTGATTGGTTTCATCACGCTTATGCTGGTTGGCTACACG ATGCTGAAGGAAGACAAGTATGCGGAGGTGGATGCTGAGTTGCCAG cttTCAAAGACCTCCACAGCAATGAGAATGCTGCTTTGAGGGAGGACATAAGGGAGCCCCTAATTCTATGGTGGACCCCTTTCACAAAGGAACGAGGTGCTTACAGGAAGTGTGGGGATGTCTCTTGCTATTTCACAGAGGACAGGCACTACTGGCAACATACCAATACCAAG GTGGTCATGTTTTACGGCACCTCTCTGAAAGTTTATGACCTTCCATTACCTCGGCAACCCACTCAGGAGTGGGCCCTACTGCATGAGGAGTCCCCCAAGAACAACTTCCTGTTACACATGCCACTGTTCATCAGCCTGTTTAACCACACGGCCACGTTCAAACGTGAAGCAGACTTCCCTCTGACCTTTCAGCACTTGGTTGACCTGCGCTGGCTGGAAGGCACCAAGTACCTTGTATCAACGGATGAAAAGAACAG ATTGCAACGGGATCAAGGCCTGGCTATGATCTCATACACACAAAGTGACCAGAACGTGCCTACAAATCGCGATGGCTACGTCAGTGCTCTGATGAAGGAAATCGTGATAGACTCATACGGTACCTGCCTTCACAACAAAGATCTTCCAGAACA TGTGAAGGATCCAGTAATAGGAATGGAGCATGAGGACTTCTACCGACTGCAGGCCCAGTACAAGTTCTCTCTGGCCATGGAGAACTATGTTTGTGATGACTATGTCACAGAGAAGGTGTGGCGTCCACTGATGCTCGGAACTGTGCCTGTTATACATGGATCTCCTAGAATCAAG GATATCTTGCCTGATAATCACTCTGCAATTATAATAGAAGATTTTAAGTCGGCAAAAGAACTTGCTAATTACCTAAAATTTCTGAATAAAAATGATGAGCAATACAACAAATTCTTTAATTGGAAGAAGACTGGAGTGACTAACCCTTATTTGAAAGCACAGATGTTAAAACGCTCCTGGAGTGTTCAGGAGACATGGAAGAATGAAAGGACAAATTTCATTGAAGATTTTGAATGCTTTGTTTGTAAACGAttgcatgaaaatataaaactggAAAAGGCTGGCAAAGCTCAGAAGCCTCGCATTGTTGAAGGGTCTCATACAAGCTGTCCTAAACCAGCCCCATTTTTTGGCAATCATAATAGCTGGACATCTCAGTGGGATCACACAGAAAATGTAGCTGAAGCGGTGAGATATTATGCAGAGAAAAATGTGCAGTTTTCTAAAGGGGATTTGCATGCCAAAGTGTCAGAACTTGCATACAAGAAGAAATCTTGGTTTTGA
- the LOC127847489 gene encoding alpha-(1,3)-fucosyltransferase 10-like isoform X2, which produces MRRWMLSCQVTINAFKDLHSNENAALREDIREPLILWWTPFTKERGAYRKCGDVSCYFTEDRHYWQHTNTKVVMFYGTSLKVYDLPLPRQPTQEWALLHEESPKNNFLLHMPLFISLFNHTATFKREADFPLTFQHLVDLRWLEGTKYLVSTDEKNRLQRDQGLAMISYTQSDQNVPTNRDGYVSALMKEIVIDSYGTCLHNKDLPEHVKDPVIGMEHEDFYRLQAQYKFSLAMENYVCDDYVTEKVWRPLMLGTVPVIHGSPRIKDILPDNHSAIIIEDFKSAKELANYLKFLNKNDEQYNKFFNWKKTGVTNPYLKAQMLKRSWSVQETWKNERTNFIEDFECFVCKRLHENIKLEKAGKAQKPRIVEGSHTSCPKPAPFFGNHNSWTSQWDHTENVAEAVRYYAEKNVQFSKGDLHAKVSELAYKKKSWF; this is translated from the exons ATGCGGAGGTGGATGCTGAGTTGCCAGGTAACCATCAACG cttTCAAAGACCTCCACAGCAATGAGAATGCTGCTTTGAGGGAGGACATAAGGGAGCCCCTAATTCTATGGTGGACCCCTTTCACAAAGGAACGAGGTGCTTACAGGAAGTGTGGGGATGTCTCTTGCTATTTCACAGAGGACAGGCACTACTGGCAACATACCAATACCAAG GTGGTCATGTTTTACGGCACCTCTCTGAAAGTTTATGACCTTCCATTACCTCGGCAACCCACTCAGGAGTGGGCCCTACTGCATGAGGAGTCCCCCAAGAACAACTTCCTGTTACACATGCCACTGTTCATCAGCCTGTTTAACCACACGGCCACGTTCAAACGTGAAGCAGACTTCCCTCTGACCTTTCAGCACTTGGTTGACCTGCGCTGGCTGGAAGGCACCAAGTACCTTGTATCAACGGATGAAAAGAACAG ATTGCAACGGGATCAAGGCCTGGCTATGATCTCATACACACAAAGTGACCAGAACGTGCCTACAAATCGCGATGGCTACGTCAGTGCTCTGATGAAGGAAATCGTGATAGACTCATACGGTACCTGCCTTCACAACAAAGATCTTCCAGAACA TGTGAAGGATCCAGTAATAGGAATGGAGCATGAGGACTTCTACCGACTGCAGGCCCAGTACAAGTTCTCTCTGGCCATGGAGAACTATGTTTGTGATGACTATGTCACAGAGAAGGTGTGGCGTCCACTGATGCTCGGAACTGTGCCTGTTATACATGGATCTCCTAGAATCAAG GATATCTTGCCTGATAATCACTCTGCAATTATAATAGAAGATTTTAAGTCGGCAAAAGAACTTGCTAATTACCTAAAATTTCTGAATAAAAATGATGAGCAATACAACAAATTCTTTAATTGGAAGAAGACTGGAGTGACTAACCCTTATTTGAAAGCACAGATGTTAAAACGCTCCTGGAGTGTTCAGGAGACATGGAAGAATGAAAGGACAAATTTCATTGAAGATTTTGAATGCTTTGTTTGTAAACGAttgcatgaaaatataaaactggAAAAGGCTGGCAAAGCTCAGAAGCCTCGCATTGTTGAAGGGTCTCATACAAGCTGTCCTAAACCAGCCCCATTTTTTGGCAATCATAATAGCTGGACATCTCAGTGGGATCACACAGAAAATGTAGCTGAAGCGGTGAGATATTATGCAGAGAAAAATGTGCAGTTTTCTAAAGGGGATTTGCATGCCAAAGTGTCAGAACTTGCATACAAGAAGAAATCTTGGTTTTGA